A segment of the Hallerella succinigenes genome:
TCCATGTTCTTTATGCTTATCTGTGTTTCGATCTGGTATCGGAACTTTGGAAAGGATCTGAAGAATGGTTAAGTTTGTAGCTTGGGCATTCGCGCTTTTGAACGTAGCACCGATTCTTTGGATGGTGTGGAGTTCTTTGCTCGGCTCCAGTGAAATTCAGCAGGGTGAAATTTTCCCTGCTCCATATCCGAATGACGTCGTCTTTTTTGAAAAAACGCAGAATCGCAGCGTGGTAGCCGCCACTTTGCACGGTCAGATTTACCACTACGAAAACAAGGATCTACGGCCGAGTTTCCGTCAAAAGCTCGATCTGCAGGCGGTGTCTGTTAACTATGTTCTTTCGGATTCGAGCCTCTACGCGTTTTCGCCAGACGAAGGCTTGATGAAAATCAATCTCTCGAAGATGAGAGTGGACCACAAATGGAATTGGTCCGACTTTGAAAAATCCTTTAAACAGTATGACTTCTCCACGTTCCGTTACGTGGCAAACCAGACCCCAGAAGGGGAATTCGCCCGTCTAGGCGCTCTTCTGGACACGGTCCCGCTGATTGAAAACTCGGACATGACATTTGCAACGCTCTTCAAGCGTTCTTTCCCTCGGGATTCAAGCGTCATGGAATCGCTGAACATGATATTGAATTCGACCGAAAGCCTTTCCAAGGTCATTGCCATTTGGCAGAAGAAAACGGACTGGGTGAACCCAGCGATTAATAAACTTTTTAAGAAACGCTTCCGCTTCACCAAGGAAAATCGCGAACTTTTCCGCTGGTGTTTAGCGGAACGCATTCCGACTCCGCTCACGATTTACCGTCGTATTCCGTGGTCTTCCATTTGGGTGGACCGTGTTCCGGCGAGCGATCATGGTGTGTCGATTGCGAGTGCAGGTGATGTTCTTTGCGTGGGCATGTGGTGGGAATCTTTCCCGGGCATCGCCATTGTGAACAAGAAGACGGGGAAAATCGGCTGGGTGACGCCACAGACCGGTTTGCCGTCGAGTTCCGTGCAGCGTATTTTGCGCGTTTCCGAAAAGGAAGTTTTGGTGTCGCACGATCAAGGTTTTTCTTTGATTGATGTGCAAAGTGAAAAGGTCAAAGCGAACTATCTCTTTGGCGAATCGGGACTTCCTTTCTACAATGGCCGCGACATGCGCCTTTCTATTGTGAGCCGCAGTTCGATGCTTTTTGCCTGTGGACGTGAAATCGTCTTTTTTGACTTCCGTGCGGGTCATGCAGTCAAGCGCCTTTACGGCGATGCCCATTTATTCCAATCGGATATTTCGGTCATCAAGAGCTTCGGCAATCGAGTATTCTTTGGACTTTCGAATGGCTTTGTCGAAATGAATCTTTGGGACTTGTTGAACGAAGGCAGCGAACAAAAAACATATTCGGTGGATGGAACGGCGACGAGTCTTTTCTTTGACAATGGAATTCTGTTGGTGGGAATGCAAGAAGGTAAGCTTGCCAATATCGACTTGGCTTCGGGCAAGGCGGTTGTCAAGGAACAGCTTCCTTCGGGCGGCTTGTATTTGCACTGGCGAAATTATGAGGACCTTTGGCGGACGATTCCTTTTGGCACCTTCCTTTCGAATTCGTTGCTGATTTGCTGTTCGACGGTTTTGATCTGTTTGATCCTGGGCTCGCTTGCGGGTTATGGTCTCGCCCGAGCCTCTTTCCGCCTGTACCGTTTTATGAATGTGGGCTTGATTTG
Coding sequences within it:
- a CDS encoding carbohydrate ABC transporter permease; protein product: MVKFVAWAFALLNVAPILWMVWSSLLGSSEIQQGEIFPAPYPNDVVFFEKTQNRSVVAATLHGQIYHYENKDLRPSFRQKLDLQAVSVNYVLSDSSLYAFSPDEGLMKINLSKMRVDHKWNWSDFEKSFKQYDFSTFRYVANQTPEGEFARLGALLDTVPLIENSDMTFATLFKRSFPRDSSVMESLNMILNSTESLSKVIAIWQKKTDWVNPAINKLFKKRFRFTKENRELFRWCLAERIPTPLTIYRRIPWSSIWVDRVPASDHGVSIASAGDVLCVGMWWESFPGIAIVNKKTGKIGWVTPQTGLPSSSVQRILRVSEKEVLVSHDQGFSLIDVQSEKVKANYLFGESGLPFYNGRDMRLSIVSRSSMLFACGREIVFFDFRAGHAVKRLYGDAHLFQSDISVIKSFGNRVFFGLSNGFVEMNLWDLLNEGSEQKTYSVDGTATSLFFDNGILLVGMQEGKLANIDLASGKAVVKEQLPSGGLYLHWRNYEDLWRTIPFGTFLSNSLLICCSTVLICLILGSLAGYGLARASFRLYRFMNVGLIWSQVIPNVLFLIPAFLIASYLQLHSSIHILNTRWGIIVLYSALFLPMATWILQNFFRSVPREIEEAALLDGCTPFTAFFRVIVPSSLPGILTTGIYVFILAWDELMFAWVFSMDVSTATIPVGMRLFFGQFATRYDLVMAAATLSTLPVMILFMIVQRRLISGFPGGRAVAARNAGKKVR